In Hymenobacter gelipurpurascens, one DNA window encodes the following:
- a CDS encoding type IA DNA topoisomerase, producing the protein MKVCIAEKPSVAREIAQVLGANRKMDGYFEGNGYQVTWTFGHFCQLREPEDYRPEWKRWSIHDLPMMPEQFGIKLMRRDDGVVRQFNVIKNLLANAEEVINCGDAGQEGEVIQRWVLMEAKYRKPFKRLWISSLTEEAIRQGFENLREGSEFDNLYQAGKSRAAGDWLLGLNATRLFTLKYAPGQRQVLSIGRVQTPTLALLVDRYHEIQNFKPEPYWVLRTEYRGTMFSHVAPPKKGKADDDEPDEKARLKARGYFVSQEEADMAMAAVKDVPLTVTNVEIKKALETPPSLFDLTSLQVQCNNQLGLSAEDTLKTVQGLYEKKVVSYPRVDTTFLPDDQYPKIAGIMRGLGAYSGLTAPLLAGKIKKSGKVFNNNKVTDHHAIIPTGASAGGLGGTEQSVYDIIVRRFLAAFYPDCEVSNTTVTAEAASYPFRVRGRQILNPGWRVVYGDPEKQQAPSAPKAPGTEGEDDVVNTVLPNFEKGENGPHKPRLDQKVTQPPREYTEAMLLRGMETAGRNVDDEELRQAMKENGIGRPSTRAAIIETLFKRGYIRRDKKKIVPTPTGVELIGLIRNPTLKSAELTGQWERKLRQIEGGQLNADLFLGELKQLVREMVLEVKQDGSGRAVTVANPETNSPGKPAAPRPTAPVAAVTPAVPGALGQCPACGSGHVLRGKSAFGCSRWREGCALRLPIEFEGKKFTDKQMIDLLKKGRTQVMQGFLDDAGNKFGAAIKLTPQHTLELVRAAESKPTTAQDPGQIPCPVCRLGQMLKGKSAWGCSRFREDCQFRVPFEWGGKTLTDSQMNQLLRKGKTGVIRGFISSKTGNRYEAALQIGAEGRIEPIFDKG; encoded by the coding sequence TTGAAAGTTTGCATTGCCGAAAAGCCCAGCGTAGCCCGCGAAATAGCCCAGGTGCTGGGTGCCAACCGCAAAATGGATGGCTATTTTGAGGGCAACGGCTACCAGGTTACCTGGACGTTCGGACACTTCTGCCAGCTCCGGGAGCCCGAGGATTACCGCCCCGAGTGGAAGCGCTGGAGCATCCACGATCTGCCCATGATGCCCGAGCAGTTCGGCATCAAGCTCATGCGCCGCGATGATGGCGTAGTGCGCCAATTCAACGTCATCAAGAACCTGCTGGCCAACGCCGAGGAGGTAATTAACTGTGGCGACGCCGGGCAGGAGGGAGAAGTGATTCAGCGCTGGGTGCTGATGGAAGCCAAGTACCGCAAGCCCTTCAAGCGCCTCTGGATTTCCTCGCTCACGGAAGAAGCCATTCGGCAGGGCTTCGAGAACCTTCGGGAAGGCTCGGAGTTCGACAACCTGTACCAGGCCGGCAAAAGCCGCGCCGCCGGCGACTGGCTATTGGGCCTGAACGCCACGCGCCTGTTCACGCTGAAATACGCGCCCGGCCAGCGCCAGGTGCTCAGCATCGGGCGCGTGCAAACGCCCACGCTGGCCCTGCTTGTAGATCGGTACCACGAAATCCAGAACTTCAAGCCGGAGCCCTATTGGGTGCTGCGCACGGAGTACCGCGGCACCATGTTCAGCCACGTGGCACCGCCCAAAAAAGGCAAAGCTGATGACGACGAGCCCGACGAAAAGGCCCGCCTGAAAGCGCGCGGCTACTTCGTGAGCCAGGAGGAAGCCGATATGGCCATGGCCGCCGTGAAAGACGTGCCGCTTACGGTAACCAATGTCGAAATCAAGAAGGCCCTGGAAACGCCGCCTTCCCTCTTCGACCTCACCTCCTTGCAGGTGCAGTGCAACAACCAGCTAGGCCTCTCCGCCGAGGATACACTCAAGACGGTGCAGGGCCTCTACGAGAAAAAGGTAGTGAGCTATCCGCGCGTGGACACCACCTTCCTGCCCGACGACCAGTACCCCAAAATTGCCGGCATCATGCGCGGCTTGGGGGCCTATAGTGGCCTAACTGCGCCATTGCTGGCTGGCAAGATCAAGAAGTCGGGCAAGGTCTTCAACAACAACAAAGTCACCGACCACCACGCCATCATCCCGACGGGAGCCAGCGCGGGTGGCCTAGGCGGCACCGAGCAAAGCGTCTACGATATTATTGTGCGGCGCTTTCTGGCGGCATTCTATCCCGATTGCGAAGTCTCGAACACCACCGTAACGGCAGAGGCGGCCAGCTATCCATTCCGGGTGCGTGGCCGTCAGATTCTGAATCCCGGCTGGCGCGTGGTGTACGGCGACCCAGAGAAGCAGCAGGCGCCCTCGGCGCCCAAAGCGCCCGGTACGGAAGGCGAAGACGACGTAGTAAACACCGTGCTGCCCAACTTCGAGAAAGGCGAAAACGGCCCCCACAAGCCCCGTCTCGACCAAAAAGTAACACAGCCGCCGCGCGAATACACGGAGGCCATGCTATTGCGTGGTATGGAAACCGCTGGCCGTAACGTAGACGACGAAGAGTTGCGCCAGGCCATGAAGGAAAACGGCATTGGTAGGCCTAGTACCCGCGCCGCTATCATCGAGACGTTGTTCAAGCGCGGCTACATCCGTCGCGATAAAAAGAAGATTGTGCCCACGCCCACCGGTGTTGAGCTCATCGGCCTCATCCGTAACCCCACCCTGAAATCGGCAGAACTCACGGGCCAGTGGGAGCGGAAGCTGCGCCAGATTGAAGGCGGCCAGTTGAACGCCGATCTGTTTTTGGGCGAGCTGAAGCAGCTGGTGCGCGAAATGGTGCTAGAGGTAAAGCAAGACGGTTCGGGCCGTGCTGTTACGGTGGCCAACCCCGAGACAAACAGTCCTGGCAAACCCGCCGCGCCGCGCCCCACGGCGCCCGTGGCAGCGGTTACGCCTGCGGTGCCGGGTGCGCTAGGCCAGTGTCCGGCCTGCGGCAGTGGTCATGTGCTGCGCGGCAAATCGGCATTCGGCTGCTCGCGCTGGCGCGAAGGATGTGCCCTGCGTTTGCCTATTGAGTTCGAGGGCAAGAAGTTTACCGACAAACAGATGATTGACCTGCTCAAGAAAGGCCGCACCCAGGTGATGCAGGGCTTTCTGGATGATGCGGGCAACAAATTCGGGGCCGCCATCAAGCTCACGCCGCAGCACACGCTGGAACTGGTACGCGCTGCCGAAAGCAAGCCCACTACTGCTCAGGACCCCGGTCAGATTCCATGCCCCGTGTGCCGCCTAGGCCAGATGCTGAAAGGCAAAAGCGCCTGGGGCTGCTCCCGCTTCCGCGAAGACTGCCAGTTCCGGGTGCCATTTGAGTGGGGCGGCAAAACCCTCACCGACAGCCAGATGAACCAACTCCTGCGCAAAGGTAAAACCGGCGTCATTCGGGGCTTTATTTCCTCCAAAACCGGCAACCGCTATGAAGCAGCTTTGCAGATTGGAGCGGAAGGCCGGATCGAGCCCATTTTTGATAAAGGGTAA
- the galK gene encoding galactokinase: MPLSSIQAAFEQRFQHKPLVVRAPGRVNLIGEHTDYNGGFVLPAAINREIFFAVGLNNTTQIRLYSFDQQEAYETENTAIQPSQIHWANYLLGVVAQFEKRGISVPGFDCVFGGNIPIGAGLSSSAAVECGLAYALNSLLNSGLERMDLARMSQLAEHEYAGVQCGIMDQFASLFGKAGHVVRLDCRSLEYAYFPFDSERYQLVLCNSGVKHSLASSEYNTRRQECERGVAILQKYYPEVKSLRDATLAQLEEHRTELGDVVWRRCSYVVEENLRVESACQSLNAGDLQAFGQQMYGSHAGLRDKYEVSCPELDVLVELAQGFPGVLGSRMMGGGFGGCTINMVETGQVEAFVQHATQGYQERLGLPLETYQTTIVAGVSPVEVAAS; encoded by the coding sequence ATGCCACTTTCCTCCATCCAGGCTGCCTTTGAGCAGCGGTTCCAACATAAGCCGCTAGTAGTCCGGGCGCCTGGTCGCGTGAACCTGATTGGCGAACACACCGACTACAATGGTGGCTTTGTGCTGCCTGCGGCCATTAACCGCGAAATCTTCTTTGCGGTGGGCCTCAACAACACGACGCAGATTCGCCTTTACTCCTTCGACCAACAAGAGGCCTACGAAACCGAAAACACGGCCATTCAACCCAGCCAGATACATTGGGCCAATTACCTGCTGGGCGTAGTGGCGCAGTTTGAGAAGCGCGGTATTTCGGTGCCGGGGTTCGACTGCGTATTTGGCGGCAACATCCCGATTGGAGCCGGCCTTTCTTCTTCGGCCGCCGTGGAGTGCGGACTGGCCTATGCCCTCAACTCCTTGCTGAACAGCGGCCTCGAGCGGATGGACCTGGCGCGCATGAGCCAACTAGCCGAGCATGAGTACGCCGGCGTGCAATGCGGCATCATGGACCAGTTCGCGAGCCTGTTTGGCAAGGCCGGCCACGTGGTGCGCCTGGACTGCCGCTCCCTGGAATATGCTTACTTCCCCTTCGACTCCGAGCGGTACCAGTTGGTGCTGTGCAACTCCGGCGTGAAGCACTCTTTGGCCAGCTCCGAATACAACACGCGCCGCCAAGAATGCGAGCGAGGCGTGGCCATTCTCCAGAAATACTATCCAGAGGTAAAAAGCCTGCGCGATGCCACCCTGGCCCAGCTGGAAGAACACCGCACGGAACTCGGCGACGTAGTGTGGCGCCGCTGCAGCTATGTGGTAGAAGAGAACCTGCGCGTAGAATCGGCGTGCCAGAGCCTTAACGCCGGCGACCTGCAAGCCTTTGGGCAGCAGATGTATGGCTCGCACGCCGGCCTGCGCGATAAGTACGAAGTAAGCTGCCCCGAGCTGGATGTGCTGGTAGAGCTGGCCCAGGGTTTCCCTGGCGTGCTGGGCTCCCGCATGATGGGCGGCGGTTTTGGCGGCTGCACTATCAATATGGTAGAAACCGGCCAGGTAGAAGCCTTTGTGCAACACGCTACGCAGGGCTACCAGGAGCGGCTAGGCCTGCCCCTGGAAACCTACCAGACCACCATTGTAGCAGGTGTTAGCCCCGTGGAGGTGGCCGCTTCGTAG
- a CDS encoding EamA family transporter — protein MWIIFSLMAAISAAVVVTLSKVGVKNIESSVAFAIQSVLIVAVAWSVVAWQGHLPQVAQIERRTWIFLIAAGIITCASSLFSFQALKLGQASRTSSFDKISLVFSILLASYFLKEKLTWQVALGATLMAGGAILIAFSKPETE, from the coding sequence ATGTGGATTATTTTTTCGTTGATGGCCGCCATATCGGCCGCTGTGGTGGTAACGCTCTCGAAAGTAGGCGTTAAAAACATTGAGTCGAGTGTGGCTTTTGCCATTCAGTCGGTTCTGATTGTGGCCGTGGCCTGGAGCGTAGTGGCCTGGCAGGGACATTTGCCCCAGGTAGCCCAGATTGAGCGCCGCACCTGGATATTCCTGATTGCAGCGGGCATTATTACGTGCGCCTCTTCCTTATTTTCGTTTCAAGCCCTGAAGCTCGGGCAGGCATCGCGTACGTCTTCGTTCGATAAAATCTCGCTGGTGTTTTCCATCCTGCTGGCGTCATATTTCCTCAAAGAAAAACTCACGTGGCAGGTAGCGCTGGGCGCAACGCTCATGGCCGGTGGCGCCATCCTGATTGCCTTCTCTAAACCAGAAACGGAATAA
- a CDS encoding DUF2905 domain-containing protein, protein MAPQLGKIIVVLGLLLVALGAFLWLGGGNWLNWFGRLPGDIRVERPGFRFYAPIMSMLLVSLLLSLLLWLARRLG, encoded by the coding sequence ATGGCTCCTCAACTCGGTAAAATCATCGTCGTTCTAGGCCTGTTGCTGGTGGCTCTGGGTGCTTTCTTGTGGCTAGGCGGCGGCAACTGGCTTAACTGGTTTGGGCGTCTGCCCGGCGATATACGGGTGGAGCGGCCGGGCTTTCGGTTTTACGCGCCTATCATGTCGATGCTGTTGGTGAGCCTGCTCCTGAGTCTTTTGCTGTGGTTGGCGCGGCGATTGGGGTAA
- a CDS encoding NAD(P)-dependent alcohol dehydrogenase yields the protein MQAIYFDQYGPADVLRYGDQPTPVPNAGQVLVRVRASSVNPIDWKVRQGDLKLLTGTKFPKIPGRDVAGEVAAVGDNVTRFSVGDLVFGMHSEGVGGANAEYALLSDDAAAFIPEKLSFEEAAAVPLAALTALQALRDKGLLLSGNRVLINGASGGVGTFAVQIAKALGAGEVTGVCGPDNAELVRSLGADRVLNHHEHDFTKDLSRYDLIFDAVAKSSYRASRPALRHKGRYVTTDPNPFDMVAGKLASTVSDKKMNVLLAKDRGTDMALIAAWLQAGAIRPVIAKTFPLPETAEAQRFSESGKAAGKIVLTVA from the coding sequence ATGCAAGCCATTTATTTCGACCAATATGGTCCTGCCGACGTACTGCGCTACGGCGACCAGCCCACCCCCGTTCCTAATGCCGGACAGGTGCTGGTACGGGTGCGCGCCAGCAGTGTGAATCCCATCGATTGGAAAGTGCGCCAAGGCGATTTGAAGCTGCTCACGGGCACGAAATTCCCTAAAATTCCGGGCCGTGATGTGGCAGGCGAAGTGGCTGCCGTAGGCGACAACGTCACCCGTTTCAGCGTCGGCGACCTGGTATTTGGCATGCACAGTGAGGGTGTGGGCGGCGCAAATGCCGAGTACGCCTTGCTCTCCGATGATGCGGCGGCCTTCATCCCCGAGAAGCTGAGCTTCGAGGAAGCGGCAGCGGTTCCCCTGGCCGCTCTCACGGCTCTGCAGGCCCTGCGGGATAAAGGGTTGTTGCTTTCCGGCAACCGGGTGCTGATCAATGGTGCTTCGGGTGGCGTGGGCACCTTTGCGGTGCAGATTGCCAAAGCACTGGGCGCCGGAGAAGTAACGGGCGTGTGTGGCCCCGACAACGCCGAGCTGGTACGCAGCCTGGGCGCCGACCGCGTGCTGAACCACCACGAACACGACTTCACGAAAGACCTGAGTCGCTACGACCTTATTTTCGATGCCGTGGCCAAGAGCAGCTACCGCGCCAGCCGCCCGGCCCTGCGCCACAAAGGGCGCTACGTTACTACAGACCCAAACCCGTTTGATATGGTGGCTGGCAAACTGGCCTCTACAGTTTCTGACAAGAAAATGAACGTGCTGCTGGCCAAAGACCGAGGCACCGACATGGCCCTGATTGCGGCGTGGCTGCAGGCCGGAGCCATCCGCCCGGTTATTGCCAAAACCTTCCCGCTACCTGAAACCGCCGAAGCCCAGCGCTTCAGTGAATCGGGAAAAGCTGCCGGAAAAATTGTGCTGACAGTGGCCTAG
- a CDS encoding formylglycine-generating enzyme family protein: protein MQSRASKAGLRTTSGWVIYAYFRTSSQPTRMPHYCTPELSKRPAIMLLWLLALAFLPLGLRGQNMPSNSGTPALPKPPGTVQVADNLFMDEAEVANIHWLEYLKFLAQDSATAHYRSQLPDSTVWVAQSASASQQAGTAARPVSYFRYPPMYYYPAVGISYEQAAAYCKWRSAMVNQNFFKSKEFLKKHPELRGYTVEVEYRLPTEQEWQQAAGASGTGPAEIVLLKAKFKNKPINVRLEPDLAQCLTEVGISEKQPVYQLPYNLLEQYYTTEPVKLFSCKAKPTKLPLHHVNSYPTSALGLYNIIGNVAEMTATKGVAKGGSFKTSAQALTVAASQPYQGSQSWLGFRCVASVRIQKKVAGTL from the coding sequence ATGCAGAGCCGCGCAAGCAAGGCTGGCCTACGCACTACCAGCGGCTGGGTAATCTATGCGTACTTTCGAACCTCTTCCCAGCCCACGCGCATGCCTCATTACTGCACTCCCGAACTATCTAAGCGGCCGGCTATTATGCTGCTGTGGCTCCTTGCCCTTGCGTTTTTGCCGCTAGGCCTACGGGGCCAGAATATGCCCAGCAACAGCGGCACGCCGGCACTGCCCAAACCCCCTGGTACCGTGCAGGTAGCCGATAACTTGTTCATGGATGAGGCAGAAGTGGCCAATATCCACTGGCTAGAGTACCTCAAATTTCTCGCCCAAGATTCAGCTACCGCCCACTACCGGAGCCAGCTACCCGACTCCACTGTTTGGGTAGCGCAAAGCGCTTCCGCCTCGCAGCAGGCCGGCACCGCGGCCAGGCCGGTATCGTACTTCCGCTATCCACCCATGTACTATTACCCGGCCGTGGGCATAAGCTATGAGCAGGCCGCCGCGTATTGCAAATGGCGTAGCGCAATGGTAAACCAGAACTTCTTCAAGTCGAAGGAATTTCTGAAAAAGCACCCGGAGCTGCGTGGCTATACAGTGGAGGTAGAGTACAGGTTGCCCACAGAGCAGGAGTGGCAGCAGGCTGCCGGAGCAAGTGGCACCGGGCCGGCAGAAATTGTGCTGCTTAAGGCAAAATTCAAGAACAAGCCTATCAATGTTCGGCTGGAGCCTGACTTGGCGCAGTGCTTAACTGAAGTAGGAATCTCAGAGAAGCAGCCCGTATATCAGCTGCCGTATAACCTGCTGGAACAGTATTACACCACGGAGCCCGTGAAGCTGTTTTCCTGCAAGGCAAAGCCCACAAAACTTCCGCTCCACCATGTAAATTCTTACCCGACCAGCGCGCTAGGCCTGTACAACATTATCGGGAACGTGGCGGAAATGACGGCTACCAAGGGCGTGGCCAAAGGCGGCTCCTTTAAAACCTCGGCGCAAGCCCTTACGGTGGCCGCAAGCCAGCCCTATCAGGGGTCGCAAAGCTGGTTGGGGTTCCGGTGCGTGGCTTCGGTGAGGATACAGAAAAAAGTGGCCGGTACCCTGTAG
- a CDS encoding Fur family transcriptional regulator produces MASPDRISQTLSRHELRQTPVRRAVLQTLLESSFALSGHEIEQKIGGDTDRITLYRTLKTFEESGLIHRVIDTSDTVRYAACSIECSAHAHFDNHVHFKCTNCQHIYCLNQVAIPAVQLPDKFEAKTRDYLLAGVCRECQE; encoded by the coding sequence ATGGCAAGTCCCGACCGTATTTCTCAAACTCTCAGCCGCCACGAGCTGCGCCAAACGCCGGTGCGGCGGGCGGTGCTCCAAACGTTGCTCGAGTCCTCTTTTGCTCTTTCAGGCCACGAAATTGAGCAGAAAATTGGGGGAGATACGGACCGCATTACGCTTTACCGGACGCTGAAAACTTTCGAGGAAAGCGGGCTGATTCATCGCGTTATCGATACCAGCGACACGGTGCGCTACGCCGCCTGCTCCATCGAGTGCAGTGCTCACGCGCACTTTGATAACCATGTGCATTTCAAGTGCACCAACTGCCAGCACATCTACTGCCTCAACCAGGTAGCCATTCCGGCCGTGCAGCTGCCCGATAAGTTTGAGGCCAAAACTCGCGACTATCTGCTGGCCGGCGTTTGCCGCGAGTGCCAGGAGTAA
- a CDS encoding substrate-binding domain-containing protein: MPHLPPTAFLLRRFGVLFGLLLWLAGCSTSTPTPKYTIGFSQCTNGDAWRQAMLAGMQKELSFYPEVRFRMKDAHDDSKLQQRQIREFLREKIDLLIVSANEAEPITPIVEEAFNRGIPVVILDRRTTSKLYTAYVGGNNLEVGQAAGNYVGSLLKGRGNVLEVLGAPGASPALDRHQGFAQALAAYPGLHLVAQVHGDWKRPSVMERLPAVLRQHPETNLIFAHNDRMALGAYQVCKKLGLDGRIRVIGVDGLPGPHGGLQFVQDGVLSATMLYPPGGEEAIRTAMKILRKEAYDKENTLSTMVIDSTNVLTMKLQTEKLTSQQQDIQRQQRLLKQQRDTYASQQTVLYVLAAALLGAGLLGLLVWRAFRANRRINRQLGEQNQEILSQRNQIQEFAERARVETEAKLRFFTNFSHELRTPLTLILGPVEEMLTSGPELPAAQRHDLGLIRRNAQRLLQLVNQLMDFRKIDVGKMPVRATEGNLVAFVREIMDVFERPARQRGITLRFLPAEPVIPLWFDVNILDKVFFNLLSNALKFTPDRGHITVSIQPVPADKAVRVSVEDDGRGISDEDKAHIFEWFYQGQQSVARGSGMGLALALGLTRLHQGQLSFTSQPGKGSTFIVTLPMELNADLRSDSPAPLSSPAFALDEGIERSSNTPDVASPLATGAGSEALVLVIEDNPEVNAFLAQKLQPHFQISTAFDGATGLRLAAESIPDLIICDVMLPELSGLEVVAQLKGDWRTSHIPVVLLTARNAPEQQVEGVQAGADLYLTKPFNPAFLLESVRTLLTNREKQREHFRRELSVDTVTVAPQRVDQKFLADLTAIVEANLNRSDLSVEDVARSLGISRVQLYRKVKAVLGTGVTDFIQGVRLTKARQLLLDDDLSIAEVAYQLGFSSPSYFSTSFKARYQVSPSEFRAMHTTTG; encoded by the coding sequence ATGCCTCACCTCCCCCCTACCGCCTTTCTTTTGCGACGTTTCGGCGTCCTATTCGGGCTGCTGCTGTGGCTGGCAGGTTGCTCCACCTCCACGCCTACGCCCAAGTACACCATCGGCTTCTCGCAGTGTACCAACGGCGACGCGTGGCGCCAAGCCATGCTGGCGGGCATGCAAAAGGAGCTGAGCTTCTACCCTGAGGTGCGCTTTCGCATGAAGGATGCCCACGACGACAGCAAGCTGCAGCAGCGCCAAATTCGGGAATTTCTACGAGAGAAAATTGACCTACTGATCGTATCAGCCAATGAAGCGGAGCCCATTACGCCCATTGTAGAAGAGGCTTTCAACCGCGGTATTCCCGTCGTGATTCTTGACCGGCGCACTACCTCCAAGCTCTACACGGCTTACGTGGGCGGCAATAATCTGGAAGTAGGCCAGGCGGCTGGCAACTATGTGGGTAGCCTGCTGAAAGGCCGCGGCAATGTGCTGGAAGTACTGGGCGCGCCCGGAGCCTCCCCGGCTCTCGACCGGCATCAAGGCTTCGCGCAGGCCCTGGCCGCCTACCCTGGCCTACACTTGGTGGCGCAGGTGCACGGCGACTGGAAGCGCCCCTCCGTGATGGAGCGCCTGCCCGCCGTACTGCGTCAGCACCCGGAAACTAACCTGATATTTGCCCACAACGACCGGATGGCCTTGGGCGCCTACCAAGTCTGCAAGAAGCTCGGCCTTGATGGGCGCATTCGGGTGATTGGCGTAGATGGCTTGCCGGGGCCGCACGGCGGCCTACAGTTTGTGCAGGATGGCGTACTCAGTGCCACGATGCTGTATCCGCCCGGCGGCGAAGAGGCCATCCGGACGGCCATGAAGATTTTGCGCAAAGAGGCCTACGACAAAGAAAATACGCTCAGCACCATGGTCATCGACTCGACCAACGTGCTGACGATGAAGCTCCAGACCGAAAAGCTTACCAGCCAGCAGCAGGATATTCAGCGCCAGCAGCGGCTCCTGAAGCAGCAGCGCGACACCTATGCCAGCCAGCAGACGGTGCTGTACGTGCTGGCGGCCGCCCTGCTGGGGGCGGGCTTGCTAGGCCTGCTGGTGTGGCGCGCATTCCGGGCCAACCGGCGCATTAATCGGCAGCTGGGCGAGCAGAACCAGGAAATTCTGTCGCAGCGCAACCAGATTCAGGAATTTGCCGAGCGCGCCCGCGTAGAAACCGAGGCCAAGCTGCGCTTCTTCACCAACTTCTCCCACGAGCTGCGGACGCCGCTCACGCTCATTCTGGGTCCCGTAGAGGAAATGCTCACTAGCGGCCCCGAGCTGCCAGCGGCTCAGCGCCACGACCTGGGCTTGATCCGGCGCAATGCCCAGCGCCTGCTACAGCTCGTGAACCAGCTCATGGATTTCCGCAAGATTGACGTGGGCAAAATGCCGGTGCGCGCCACGGAAGGTAATCTTGTGGCCTTTGTACGCGAGATTATGGACGTATTTGAGCGCCCCGCCCGGCAGCGTGGCATCACGCTCCGCTTTCTGCCCGCCGAGCCAGTTATTCCGCTCTGGTTCGATGTCAACATCCTGGATAAAGTTTTCTTCAACCTGCTCAGTAACGCCCTCAAATTCACGCCCGACCGCGGCCACATCACCGTCAGCATTCAGCCAGTACCAGCCGATAAGGCAGTGCGGGTAAGTGTGGAGGATGATGGCCGCGGTATTTCTGACGAGGACAAAGCGCACATTTTTGAGTGGTTTTACCAAGGCCAGCAGTCCGTGGCGAGGGGTTCCGGCATGGGGCTGGCGTTGGCGCTGGGCCTCACCCGTTTGCACCAGGGTCAGTTGAGCTTCACCAGCCAACCGGGTAAGGGAAGCACCTTCATCGTGACTCTTCCCATGGAGCTAAACGCCGACCTACGCTCCGACAGCCCCGCCCCCCTCTCCTCGCCGGCATTTGCCCTCGATGAAGGCATAGAGCGCTCCAGCAATACGCCTGATGTAGCCAGCCCGCTGGCTACCGGTGCCGGCAGCGAGGCCCTGGTACTGGTGATTGAGGACAACCCCGAAGTCAATGCGTTTCTGGCCCAGAAGCTTCAGCCACACTTCCAGATCAGCACGGCTTTCGACGGAGCTACTGGCCTACGCCTGGCCGCAGAGTCTATTCCCGATCTGATCATCTGCGACGTGATGCTGCCGGAGCTTAGTGGCCTAGAGGTGGTGGCGCAGCTGAAGGGCGACTGGCGCACCTCGCACATTCCGGTGGTTTTGCTCACGGCCCGCAACGCGCCCGAGCAGCAGGTAGAAGGCGTGCAGGCCGGCGCCGACCTGTATCTCACGAAACCTTTTAATCCGGCCTTTCTGCTCGAAAGTGTCCGAACGTTGCTGACTAACCGCGAGAAGCAGCGGGAGCACTTCCGGCGGGAGCTGTCTGTGGATACCGTGACGGTAGCTCCGCAGCGCGTCGACCAGAAGTTCCTCGCCGACCTCACCGCTATTGTGGAAGCCAACCTGAACCGCTCCGACCTGAGCGTGGAGGATGTGGCCCGCAGCCTGGGCATTTCTAGGGTGCAGCTCTACCGCAAAGTGAAGGCCGTGCTGGGCACGGGCGTTACCGATTTCATACAAGGGGTCCGTCTCACCAAGGCGCGGCAGCTGCTACTCGATGACGACCTATCCATTGCCGAGGTGGCCTACCAGCTGGGCTTTTCTTCCCCCTCCTATTTCTCCACCAGCTTCAAAGCCCGCTACCAAGTGTCGCCTTCCGAGTTTCGGGCCATGCACACCACGACGGGCTAG
- a CDS encoding UDP-glucose--hexose-1-phosphate uridylyltransferase codes for MSEFDPKEQAHRRFNPLNGEWILVSPHRSKRPWQGQQEAPDIAQRPTYDPTCYLCPGNVRANGEVNPSYEGTFVFDNDFAALTPEVPVGSTDIGGLLRAEAESGVGRVICFSPRHDLTLPEMSVPDIRRVVDVWNDEFQTLGARPDINYVQIFENKGQVMGCSNPHPHGQIWAQRTVPSEPAKETVQQLAYFQQHGRSLLTDYLEIEQREQQRTVFENAHWVVLVPYWAVWPFETLVVSRRHVQDITQLTSEEKDALAEAIQQLTIRYDNLFQTSFPYSAGLHQRPTDGQEHPEWHLHMHFFPPLLRSATVRKFMVGYELLANAQRDITAEYAAQRLRELPNVHYKQALGTAQPAKQA; via the coding sequence ATGTCTGAGTTTGATCCGAAAGAACAAGCGCACCGGCGCTTCAACCCGCTCAATGGGGAATGGATTCTGGTGTCGCCGCACCGCTCCAAACGCCCTTGGCAGGGCCAGCAGGAGGCACCCGATATAGCCCAGCGCCCCACCTACGACCCCACGTGCTACCTCTGCCCCGGCAATGTGCGCGCCAACGGTGAGGTGAACCCCAGCTACGAAGGCACTTTTGTATTCGACAACGATTTTGCCGCCCTCACCCCCGAAGTGCCCGTAGGCTCCACCGACATCGGGGGCTTGCTGCGCGCCGAAGCCGAATCGGGTGTGGGCCGCGTAATCTGCTTCTCGCCGCGCCACGACCTGACGCTGCCCGAAATGAGCGTGCCCGACATTCGGCGCGTAGTGGACGTCTGGAATGACGAGTTCCAGACCCTCGGCGCCCGGCCCGATATCAACTACGTGCAGATTTTCGAGAACAAGGGCCAAGTAATGGGCTGCTCGAACCCCCACCCCCACGGCCAGATCTGGGCCCAGCGCACCGTGCCCAGCGAGCCCGCCAAGGAAACCGTGCAGCAGCTGGCGTATTTTCAGCAGCACGGCCGCAGCCTGCTCACTGACTACCTGGAAATTGAGCAGCGGGAGCAGCAGCGCACCGTGTTTGAAAATGCGCATTGGGTGGTGCTGGTGCCGTATTGGGCGGTGTGGCCCTTCGAGACGCTGGTAGTGTCGCGCCGCCATGTGCAGGATATCACCCAGCTCACCAGCGAAGAAAAAGACGCCCTGGCCGAAGCCATCCAGCAGCTCACCATCCGCTACGACAACCTGTTCCAGACGTCGTTCCCCTACTCCGCCGGCCTGCACCAGCGCCCTACTGATGGGCAGGAGCACCCTGAGTGGCACCTGCACATGCACTTCTTCCCGCCCCTGCTGCGCTCCGCCACGGTCCGGAAGTTTATGGTGGGCTACGAGCTACTGGCCAACGCCCAGCGCGACATCACGGCCGAATACGCCGCGCAGCGCCTGCGGGAGCTACCCAACGTGCACTACAAGCAAGCCCTGGGCACAGCGCAACCCGCAAAACAGGCCTAG